A single Glycine soja cultivar W05 chromosome 14, ASM419377v2, whole genome shotgun sequence DNA region contains:
- the LOC114383075 gene encoding lysM domain receptor-like kinase 3 gives MTQSADWFPSWKHHHLPYAQHNQIAIDAARGLQYIHEHTKTHYVHPDMKTSYILLDASFRAKISDFGLAKVVGKANKGEISTTKVVGTYGYLAPEYLSDGLATTKSDVYVFGVVLF, from the exons ATGACCCAATCCGCCGATTGGTTTCCTTCTTGGAAACACCACCACCTCCCATATGCCCAACACAACCAGATTGCAATTGATGCTGCTAGGGGCCTTCAATACATACATGAGCACACAAAAACTCATTATGTTCACCCTGATATGAAGACAAGTTACATTTTACTTGATGCTTCCTTTAGAGCAAAA ATTTCAGATTTTGGGTTAGCGAAAGTTGTTGGGAAAGCAAATAAGGGAGAAATTTCAACTACCAAAGTTGTTGGTACATATGGGTATCTTGCTCCGGA ATATTTGAGTGATGGTCTTGCTACCACTAAAAGTGATGTCTACGTATTTGGTGTTGTCCTTTTTTGA